Part of the Micropterus dolomieu isolate WLL.071019.BEF.003 ecotype Adirondacks linkage group LG22, ASM2129224v1, whole genome shotgun sequence genome is shown below.
AAACTTTATTGTGGCATATGCTCTCTTGTTCTTATGTATAATATTCTTTAATGGTGTACTTATTTTTATAGAGTGATACGTCTGTGCATCAGCAACAATGtcatgctgatgatgatgatggtttaGGGAAACTGTAATGTGGAAGTAAATATTTGTAAGACCAATATAAGAACTTTCTATATCTGACATGATGTAAGCATTTGTGTGTTactcaccattttctgacagcATGGTGCGGCCTGTATCCTGGATGGATTTGTCTGTCTGCCCTTCTCCCCATTTGGTAAAGGTCAGAGGTCGATTTTTCAGATCTGTCTCAAAATTCCCCTCTGCTTTTTTATTGTTGACGTTGATCTAGGACGTTTTGTCAACATCCCCAAACACTTGAATTCCTCCTTGTTCTGGGGCAAAGCCAGCTCTAAGCCTCGTTGGAAGCAAAACTCGGCAGCCCTGGAGAAAGAGTCTCTCTCCTTGGAGGACAAGTATTTCTGACCAACCCTCCGGAAAAAATCATAATTTGTAGCTGAAAAGAGAGAATGCAACACATGAGGAATAAATTAAGAGAGCAAAAACATTCATTCTGTAAGCTCTAAATTTTCATCTTGGCCCTCTGGCTTTTAAAGTCAGTTGAGAAGTCTTTGACAAAAAACACTTACATATTTGTTCTTCCTCTGACACTAAAATATCAGACTTTGTTTTAGCTTCATGCACAAGTGTCATTTGTCTCTGCTGTTCAAGATCAAACATTACGGAATATTAGCAGTTTTgtccgtgtgggttctctccgggtgctccagcttcctcccaattaattaattggtgtctctaaattgtccttaggtgtgaatgtgagtggttgtctgtacATTGTCATGTTCGGGAAAGTAGTTTGATGATTTGAGttttgtgacatggtgcgttatactgctggaagtagccatcagaagatgtgtacactgtggtcataaatgGATGGACATGgtctgttgcctttctgtcatcttgaaccagtctgcccattctcctctgacactCTGACATCATCAAGGCAtattcgtccacacaactgtatattctttctctttcagaccattctctgtacaccctagaggggtgtgtgtgtgtgtgtgtgtgtgtgtgtgtgtgtaaatcccagcagtttctgaaatactcagaccagcccgtctggcaccaacaaccatgccacgttcaaagtcacttacaTATCTTCTTTCTTCCCCATTATGTTTGAACTCCATGTTACATAAACATAATGGcatttaaagagttttttttttttttttttttaaatgtgacactacaaaaaaaataacagtgcATCAAAATCGATGTTGCTGCCAATCAGTGACCCATCCCAACCcctgatgatgataataataataatcgaaTACTCCTTGAATTGTATTTTatggaaattatttttgttttttctttttattccccTAAAAAACACAGTGGAGTTGTGTAAACAAAATGgaatttaaagggttaaaatcccaaaaatataattaatgtttGATATGTATATTTCAGACTGAAGTAGCTTTGAAAGATTGAgttataaatattaatttatgatatttttacagcagtttttaGGAAGGAGCCATTTTTTGTCCCTATAGGGACAAATGTGAGTTTTTTTAAAGGAACTCTtaagggttaaaaaaaatatgggtCAAAAGAAACGCAGCAGAGGCCGTGATGTCCTAAATATTATTCCCTAGTACAGGTCAAACTCCAATAATAATGAATCCTAAACTTCCATTTATACAACTCAATAGCATATTTCTTTAGACTAAACTGATCTTTTACTTTAGTTTAAAAGATATGAAATAATATATGTTGAACACAGCCTCAAGAAAAACTAAACACTACGTTTAAATACAAAGTAATATTGTTATGTAACTAAAATGGAATACGCTGTATCTATCTACACTTAACGACACTAGCAACACTGAAATGTACTCATCTTGTACAACAGCTGCACTGTGCATATTAGTAAATTACAAAGAGCTTTGAAAGAAAttctataaaatatatattctttaAAATCTAGAAAATATATAACCTTGTCCACAGATTACACCAGGTCCAGGAAATCCAGGAGGTCCTGCAGGTCCATGAGGTCCTCATGGTCCTATGATGCCAGAAGAGCAGAGAAAGAGAcgtaaaataatagtaaaaatcCACTCTCTTACTAGTTGCATTGTGAGGCTGTAATGTTGGTTGTATAtttgaaaaccaaaaatgtTGCAAGGATAAAAAATCTTTTGCTATTAGCAAACATAACACACTTCTATTTTTCCATGATTTTCCCAACAAATGTTATGTCTGCATCCCTCTGAAAGactttttacaatttttgacttttctgagtcagttaaatctcttttttggcCCATTTTGCCTGAGGAAAAGAAGCTGCCTAATAATTATTCACACCTGATATAGGGTGTTTTTTCTCCTTAGGCCACACCCTCCCtcattacacaaaaacacatcaccTGAAATGCTTAAATCCAATAAGCATTCAAGTTTATACAGCTTGGAGTTggaaaaaatgcataaaaatgatgatatggggcggctgtggctcaggaggtagagcgggttggccgttaatcggaaggtcggcggttcaatcccgtctcgaagtgtccttgggcaagatactgaaccccgatttgcccctggtggctgttccgccagtgtatgaatgtgtgtgaatgctagtttccgtttgagcacttaggctcagtgtatgaatgtgtatgactggtgaatgcagatgtagtgtaaaagcgctttgagtggtcgaaaagactagaaaggcgctatacaagtacggagcatttacatttagtcaaAATACTCACTTGCCTAATAATTCTGCACACAGTGTAGAGTTTCAGACTTGTCAATGAGCACCAAAACTTTTCTGGAGGCTCATGGTGGCCTGACTCCATACTAAGACACTTCATGTTTGCTTTCCTTTTAATTTCTCACCCATAGAACATGGTCAGTGTAAATCACTAAtgtcctgacacacacacacacacacacacacacacacacacacacacacacacacacacacacacacacacacacacacacacacacacacacacacacaaatcaatgaaaaaaaatctacttAAGTACTTcttagcttttgtttttgtgaacatCCACATAACCACTGCACCAATCCTGTAAGCTTTCCATTTCACTTTTCAACAGATCCATTAGCTAGGCAGGCAAATCAGCTAATAAGTAAATAAAGTCACCTGGAGTCTTGAATGAACGAAATGAAACTCCTTCACTGCTGTGCACTTTATTTTGGCTCACACTCTCACAAAACTGTCTTTTCCTTATATGAATAATATCCTTTAATTGTGTACTTTTCATAGAGGAATACGTCCGCCCATAAGTAACAATGttatgctgatgatgatggtttaGGGAAACTATAACATGGAAGTAAATGTTTCTAAGAGCAATGATATAAGAACCTTCTATATCTGACAAATGATGTAAGCATTCAGGAAGCATTCGTGTGTCACTCGCCAAACACCATTTTCTGACAGCATGGTGCGGCCTGTGTCCTGGATGGATTTGTCTGGCTGCCCTTCTCCCCATTTGGTAAAGGACAGAGGTCGATTTTTCAGATCTGTCTCAAAATTCCCCTCTGCTTTTTTATTGTTGACGTTGATCCAAGCCGTTATGTCAACATCCCCAAACACTTGAGTCAGTATTCTGTTCTCCTCCTCGTTCTGGGGCAAAGCCAGCTCCAAGTCTCTGTGGGAGCAGAACTTTGCGGCCCCAGAGAAAGAGCCTCTCTCCTTATTAGACACAAAGTATTTCTGACCAACCCTCCGGACAAAATCATAGTTTGTagctgaagaaagaaaaacaacaacaaatgaggAATAAATGAAGAATTCATTCTATATACAAGCTCTAAATTGTGTTGTCGTCTTGGCCATCTGACTCAAACTCTGTTGAGAAGTCTTTGACAAAACACACTTTGttttaacatgtttgtttttcctctgacaCTAAAATATCAGACTTTCTTTTGCTTCATACACAAGTGAAATATGTTCATTTGTCTCTGCTGTTGAAGgtaaacattttggaaaattagTAGTTTTACTCATTTCAGGATGGCCCCTTCTAAAAATGATAATACAGTGTCTTAATACAATAAGGTTAAAGATGCCATGTATCAGTCTGCTCACCCTACAAGAAATCTAGCAAAGCACTGTCTCTTAAACAGCTATAATACTACAGTCTCCACCCATATGCACTCAATTCCTGTAACAATCCCTGGTAATGCTTGAATAGGATACTTACCCAGCTCTAATTTAGCAAGACTGGTCTTTAAGGTGTCAAGGTCCTGGTTAATGGAGCCAAACAAATCTGGATCAAAAACATTAAGTTTAGTTACCAAACCGGCAGTAAGTTGGATCTGAGTCCACATTATGATAGAAAAGCACCCTCTACAAATGAAAAGCTTTTCTTCACTCTTTGCTTAAGTTCTCTTTTGTTCTCAAACTGAAATTGCCTGAAAGAACAAAGAATATATTGACAGATTattcaacaataaaatgtaactgttaGTTAAACCCTGAGTGTTGTTGTTTCGAAGGGGTAATTGAGGGTTTTAATACTGCaccaatgaaaaaaaatatgggTCAAAAGAAACGCAGCAGAGGCCGTGATGTCATAAATATTATTCCCTAGTACAGGTCAAACTCCAATAATAATGAATCCTAAACTTCCCTTTATACAACTCAATGGCATATTTCTTTAGACTAAACTGATCTTTTACTTTAGTTTAAAAGATATGAAATAATATCTCTTGGACACAGCCTCAAGAAAAACTAAACACTAAGTTTAATATCGTTATGTAACTAAACTGGGATACACTGtacaagtgtttgtgtgtccaccCCTTGTGTATCTATCCACACTTATCGACACTAGCAACACTGAAATTTGCTCATGTTGTATAACAGCTGCACCCTGCATTTTAAGAAACAAACAGTTGTTACCCAGCTGTTGGAAAATATTTCTATAAAATATATGTTCTTTAAAATCTACAAAATATATAACCTCGTCCACAGATTGCAGAAGGTCCAGGATCACCAGGAGTTCCTCGAGGTCCTAGCTTTCCTGAAGAGCAGCGAAAGAGAAGAGACATAAAGCAATTTAAAAATCCTTAGCCTGACACGTAGGCTGTAATGTTTGTTGTCTAtttgaaaaccaaaatgttGCATGAGGGGCTAcctaattaaaaaatgttaatttatccTCTGGTAAGCATGAAAGTATTCAAAAATTTGAATGTCAGTCTTCCTTATATGTGTTGCCTGAGTGTGACAGCAGATGCCAAGAAACAGACTGACAAAACTACATGGGGCCCATGATCATTTTTGCATGATTTTCCCAACAAATGTTATGTCAGTCCTTCCtttatattttgagatatgtTGTTTACAAAGCTGGCAGTCTGACCATCACAGCTGACACAGTGAGCCATTTAAAGAAACTGAACAAGAAAGCTGACCTCGGAGgatcatttatttatcattgcAGATTGGAGAGAGATTGCAGGATTGTCACATTAAAAAATTTTGCCTGTCAAACAGGGGGTGCCAGAATTTAGAGAAAAGATCACTGGAGGATGGTCAATAAGAGTGTTCCTAGGACTGTGATTGCGGTTGTCAATGTTTCCCACCTGGATATCCTTCTGGCCCAGGTGGCCCAGGAAATCCTATGTCACCTTTGGGACCAGGAGGACCTGTGTCTCACTGTAGCCAGTTGGAGCCATCAGGCAGAGGATGCAGAACAGGAGAACCATCCTAATCTTCAGAATGCAGAACAGGAGAACCATCCTAATCTTTAGAATGCAAAACATCATAATAATatttagggcctgagcacgagAGACATGCAAGGAACCTATTGAAACTGacggaaatatttttatttcttcctttcttAATTTTTCTGCAAGTGAATCACATTTTTGGCAGCTTAAACATGCTCGAAAACTCAGAAGGGGCGGAAAATGTCATGCTTTATGGGTCTCGCTCATGGGTGCaatgtggcaaaatggctcgctagcgccccctaaaGAGCAGCCCCCGCGACAAGTTTTACTAAGAcatatgaaatttctgtggcacatgtatcatgtttAGACATATAGACTGGTGATgaaaagttgtacaaactggTTTCACTGGAGGGCATGTTTGTGGTGTGGCATTGAAAATTGATGATTCTCCATGAAACTGGAGCTGTCGTTACTTccgtgtacatgctcacatctgcaccaaactttacatgtttgataaagTCCCACCCTGAAGACATCTATAAGCATATATTTTTTCACAGTCATAGTGCCGCCTACTGTCAACAGCAAGTGATTACTTTTAAGTTGTGAAGAACTACTCCTAGCGCCACTTCAAAACTATCTCAGACAACCCTTAAGACATTGATATGTTCTGAAGCTTGTGAGTTTTCGTTTCACGGTGTGTCAGTGGTTTGGCAGCGTAGCTCCATGCTTCGCCATGAAAGAGGAGGTTGTTGCAACTTCACTGCACATGCAGAAATTATTAACCAAactcccgccctgaacacatctacatgccaatattcagtacAGTCATAGCCCCACATAGGAAGTAAGCTCTGTGTGATAATCATCATGCGATATACATGAAATTTTCAGGATGTGTTCCACACTTGACGTACTATGACATAATGTATAATTACCAGGTGCTCCCCGTCTCACCCTGCATGAAGATTCAATtggattgttttattgttagAGTAAATTAGATCACCAGAGTGAACCTTTCAACAAAATCTAAGTTTTAGTCCTTTTCAACTCTGCAGTCTTTGAAATTCATTTAAGAATGTGGTCATGTCAAAATTCAGTCTGTAGCAAAGAAGAATTACCACTTAGTACAAATTATGCATCTCCAGTAGTTCCCAGCTCATTGTAACACTTTTCATATCATTTTCATAGCAATATATACACATTGGCTGCAGGTAAATGTAATTTCCAAAGAGcaaaatttaattgaatgttttttaaaaacaaacatgctgTTGTTAAGTTGTTTAAAGGTGTTAAAAACGATGAATCTAGTACCAAATAGCAATAAACAGAAAGGAACTCACTGTATAAACGAGTAGTGATCTGCAGGATGTGCTACTTCTTCGCTAATTCCAATGAAAAGTCACTGTGGAGGTAGTGGAGTGACTATATGAGAGATTCCAGAGCAAACAGCTGATGTTGGTGATGTACTTGTAAAGACATTGCTTCATAGCACTACTAGCAGTCAAACCTCCACAGGGGACCTTTTTTCAAATTTGTGTTCCATTTGGAAAGTGGGAGCTAGCAAAGCTTAGTGTCTTAcataagtaaagtaaattactaATTAATATGCCATTACATGCaccaaaaataatataaaatattaaatgtaggCAGGGGTTACCCAGAATAGTCAGATTTGATGATTCAATAGGAGGAGTCTGATTCAACTCCCAATGTCACTGTCAAATCTTTGCAGCGCCGTTGAAACGAGGATCATATCATTTTGGTTATATTAGGGTGCTTcacgtctgattttacacagaactactTTTCTCCCAAGAAATTACTATACAGCCTGTTATTATATAAATACCAACACATAATGCTGTAAACAAACATGTGAAAAggaagaagcttttaataaatctttttaaagtgcgtgaataaattcaaaattgtaaccctaacccttatgGTAGGTGGCTACTGATGCTGTCACaagaagggtccagctgcagaatagtagtatagtatagt
Proteins encoded:
- the LOC123961555 gene encoding mannose-binding protein C-like, which encodes MESTSLTAVDKGPPGPKGDIGFPGPPGPEGYPGKLGPRGTPGDPGPSAICGRDLFGSINQDLDTLKTSLAKLELATNYDFVRRVGQKYFVSNKERGSFSGAAKFCSHRDLELALPQNEEENRILTQVFGDVDITAWINVNNKKAEGNFETDLKNRPLSFTKWGEGQPDKSIQDTGRTMLSENGVWRVTHECFLNAYIICQI